A genomic window from Methylorubrum extorquens includes:
- a CDS encoding glycosyltransferase family 2 protein: MSMTTESELTRLSVVVPVKNEAGNIEALVAEIGHACRTLAPFEVIYVDDGSTDDTLATLQRLRSKHPWLRVVRHESGGGQSGAVRSGVLRARAPVIATLDGDGQNDPSFIPVLYAALEQGGPTAGLAQGQRIGRKGAWKQFQSRIANGVRGKILKDATRDTGCGLKVFRREVYLTLPYFDALHRFMPALVTREGFGVVHRDVVDRPRFTGHSKYGMFDRLWVGILDLAGVWWLIRRRRPAPLAEEIPHSESR; the protein is encoded by the coding sequence ATGAGCATGACGACCGAGTCCGAACTCACGCGCCTCAGCGTGGTGGTGCCGGTGAAGAATGAGGCCGGCAACATCGAGGCCCTGGTGGCCGAGATCGGCCACGCCTGCCGGACCCTCGCACCCTTCGAGGTCATCTACGTCGATGACGGCTCGACCGACGACACCCTGGCCACGCTCCAGCGCCTCCGGTCGAAGCATCCATGGCTCAGGGTGGTGCGCCACGAAAGCGGCGGCGGCCAGAGCGGGGCGGTGCGCAGCGGCGTCCTGCGCGCCCGCGCGCCCGTCATCGCCACGCTCGACGGCGACGGCCAGAACGATCCGTCCTTCATCCCCGTGCTCTATGCCGCCCTCGAACAGGGCGGCCCGACGGCCGGCTTGGCCCAGGGGCAGCGGATCGGCCGGAAGGGAGCCTGGAAGCAGTTCCAGTCGCGGATCGCCAACGGGGTGCGCGGAAAGATCCTGAAGGATGCCACCCGCGATACCGGTTGCGGGCTCAAAGTGTTTCGCCGCGAGGTCTACCTGACGCTCCCCTATTTCGACGCGCTCCACCGCTTCATGCCCGCGCTCGTCACCCGCGAGGGGTTCGGCGTGGTCCACCGCGACGTGGTGGACCGGCCGCGCTTCACCGGACACTCGAAGTACGGGATGTTCGACCGGCTCTGGGTCGGCATCCTCGATCTGGCCGGGGTGTGGTGGCTGATCCGGCGGCGGCGCCCGGCGCCGCTTGCCGAGGAAATCCCGCACAGCGAGAGCCGGTGA
- a CDS encoding ArnT family glycosyltransferase has translation MTRLGVAPAALSPAEGVRPFAGALRLADRVLSFGSASHLRACLLLVLIGLASFLPGLASLQPMDRDEPRFAQASKQMLETGDLVDIRFQAEARHKKPVGIYWAQAAAVAAGEALGVPRARTQIGLYRIPSLLGALAAILLTYWAGLALLDRRRALLAAALFAACIMLSAEARLAKTDALLTACSVAAFGALARAWLGRARLERRRGPASLGTALVFWLGIAFGILVKGPMVPLFAGLAALVLSLREGSARWLLDLRPRLGLLVTLAVVAPWFLAIAWKSGGAFFGEAVGRDMLGKVGTGAEKHWGPPGAYALAFFATFWPGAAFAALSLPFAWAWRGEEAVALLLAWIVPMWLIFEAVPTKLPHYVLPLMPAVAILTVLALSRGGLDPRRPGARWVAGLVVLIPVGLTLALSLAAWRLDGVLPLAALPLLLVACALAGLAWAAFARGAGEGAREGALVLAVAASVVLSGAVFGLTQPVLQSLKVSPRLAAIRDALPCEAPRVASLGLREPSLVFTVGTDLAMLNSGAEAIAFLREGGCRLVLVEDRFAAEFAAVEGGQPFRPAGRVTGFNINGGKPVGVSAYAALPGATP, from the coding sequence TGCTCGTGCTGATCGGCCTCGCCAGCTTCCTGCCGGGCCTTGCCTCGCTCCAGCCGATGGACCGGGACGAGCCGCGCTTCGCCCAGGCCTCCAAGCAGATGCTGGAGACGGGCGACCTCGTCGATATCCGCTTCCAGGCCGAGGCCCGCCACAAGAAGCCGGTCGGGATCTACTGGGCCCAGGCCGCCGCCGTCGCGGCCGGCGAGGCGCTCGGCGTGCCGCGGGCGCGCACGCAGATCGGGCTCTACCGGATCCCCTCGCTCCTGGGCGCACTGGCCGCGATCCTGCTGACCTACTGGGCGGGCCTCGCCCTCCTCGACCGGCGCCGGGCGTTGCTGGCCGCAGCGCTGTTTGCCGCCTGCATCATGCTCTCGGCGGAAGCGCGCCTTGCCAAGACCGACGCGCTGCTCACCGCCTGCTCGGTCGCCGCGTTCGGCGCGCTCGCCCGCGCCTGGCTCGGGCGCGCTCGGCTGGAGCGGCGCCGCGGCCCGGCCTCGCTCGGGACGGCCTTGGTCTTCTGGCTCGGAATCGCGTTCGGCATCCTCGTGAAGGGGCCGATGGTGCCGCTGTTCGCCGGGCTCGCGGCCCTCGTCCTCTCCTTGCGCGAGGGCTCGGCCCGCTGGCTACTCGACCTGCGCCCGCGCTTAGGGCTTCTCGTTACGCTCGCCGTCGTGGCGCCCTGGTTCCTGGCGATCGCCTGGAAGAGCGGCGGCGCCTTCTTCGGCGAGGCGGTGGGGCGCGACATGCTCGGCAAGGTCGGCACCGGTGCAGAGAAGCATTGGGGGCCGCCCGGCGCCTACGCGCTCGCCTTCTTCGCCACCTTCTGGCCGGGCGCCGCCTTCGCCGCGCTCAGCCTTCCCTTCGCCTGGGCGTGGCGGGGCGAGGAGGCGGTGGCGCTGCTGCTGGCCTGGATCGTGCCGATGTGGCTGATCTTCGAGGCGGTGCCGACCAAGCTGCCGCATTACGTCCTGCCGCTGATGCCGGCGGTGGCGATCCTCACCGTGCTGGCGTTGTCGCGCGGCGGGCTCGATCCGCGCCGTCCGGGCGCGCGCTGGGTGGCGGGGCTCGTCGTGCTGATCCCGGTCGGGCTGACGCTGGCCTTGAGCCTTGCCGCGTGGCGCCTCGACGGCGTGCTGCCGCTGGCCGCCCTGCCGCTGCTGCTCGTGGCTTGCGCCCTCGCCGGCCTCGCCTGGGCCGCTTTTGCCCGCGGGGCAGGGGAGGGCGCCAGAGAGGGCGCTCTTGTGCTCGCCGTCGCCGCCTCGGTGGTGCTGTCGGGCGCCGTGTTCGGCCTGACCCAGCCGGTGCTGCAAAGCCTCAAGGTCTCGCCGCGGCTCGCCGCGATCCGCGACGCCCTGCCCTGCGAGGCGCCGCGTGTGGCAAGCCTCGGGCTTCGCGAGCCGAGCCTCGTCTTCACCGTCGGCACGGATCTGGCCATGCTGAATTCCGGCGCCGAGGCCATCGCCTTCCTACGGGAGGGCGGCTGCCGCCTTGTGCTGGTCGAGGACCGGTTCGCCGCCGAATTCGCGGCGGTCGAAGGCGGGCAGCCGTTTCGCCCCGCCGGCCGCGTCACGGGCTTCAACATCAACGGCGGCAAGCCGGTCGGGGTCTCCGCCTACGCCGCGCTGCCGGGCGCCACACCATGA